A window of Halogeometricum sp. S1BR25-6 genomic DNA:
ACGCCGGCGTCCCCCTCGCGTTCGGCAGCGACTGCATGCCGCTCGACCCCCTCCTCGGCGTCCACTGGGCGGTGAACGCCCCCGCGGAGGCGCAACGGCTGAGCGTCACCGACGCCCTCCGCGCGTACACGTCCGGCGCGGCGTACGCCGGGTTCGACGAGGACCGATTGGGGACGCTCGAAGTCGGGAAAACCGCGGACCTGACGGTGCTGGCCGAGTCGCCGTGGGAGGCCGAGCGGATACGCGATATCGACGTCTCGGCCACCGTCGTCGACGGACGAGTCGTCTACGACGCCGACGCGTAACGGCCGAAGAGAATAGTCCTTCGATACCGCCTCATTTCGCGTAGGATTCTTTCGCTCGTGACTAAGAGACCTACACTAGATAGCCATCCATTACCGGATAGTATCTCAGCACAATCTACACTTCGAAGAAGAATATTTTTCATCAAAGCGCTCTGAGGAGACGATAGCCCTCACACGGGATACCAATGGCACGACTAGAGACAGCGGGGTTCGAATCGGACCTGAGCCTCTTCAAGTACGACGATTTAGAGCAGTTACCCGAACGGTATCGGGACCTGACCGAAGCGGATAGGGCGGGGAGAATCGAGGCCGCCCGCGAGGAACTCGGCGACGAGGTGGTCGTCCTCGGCCACAACTACCAGCGCCGCGAAATAGTCGAGCACGCCGATTTCGTCGGCGACTCCTACGAACTGTCGAGGCGCGCGGCCGAGTCCGACGCCGAGTCCGTCGTCTTCGCCGGAGTGACGTTCATGGCGGAGAGCGCCGACATAATCACCGACGACGACCAGACCGTCCTCCTGCCATCGATGGAGGCGTCCTGTCCGATGGCCGGGATGGCCGAGGCGCTTCAAGTCGACGCGGCGTGGGAGAAAATCGAGTCGGCGGCGGGCGGACGAGACGTGATTCCGGTGACGTACATGAACTCCTACGCCGACCTGAAGGCGTTCTGCGCCGAACAGGGCGGACTCGTCTGCACCTCCTCGAACGCCGCCGACGCGTTCGAGTGGGCGTTCGAACGGGGCGACGCCGTCCTCTTCCTCCCGGACAAACACCTCGGACGCAACACCGCCGCCGAACTCGGCGTCGACTCGGTGACCGAGTGGGACCCCTGGGACGCCGACTCGCCCGACGCCGCGGCGGCCGCCGACGCGGACGTCGTCCTCTGGGACGGCTACTGTCAGGTGCACGAGCGCTTCGACGTCGAGCACGTCGAACGGGCGCGCGAGGAACGCGACGCGAACGTCATCGTCCACCCCGAGTGCCGTCGGGAGGTGGTCGTCGCCGCCGACGAGGCGGGGTCGACGAGCCGGATATGCGACACCGTCGCAAACGCCGACCCCGGCGAGACGTGGGCTATCGGCACCGAGATACACCTCGTGAACCACCTGCGACGGTGGCATCCGGAGGTCGAGGTGATTTCCCTCTGCGGCGACGCCTGCATGGACTGCAACGCGATGCGGCAGGTAGACCCGAACTACCTGACGTGGCTGCTGGAATCGCTCGCCGACGGCGAGGTGCACAACGCCGTCGAGGTGGCGGAACGGGAGAAGGAACTGGCCGAAGTCGCCCTCGACAGGATGCTCGACCTATGACGCGGGAGACGGACGCCCGCGAGGCGGACGTGCTCGTCGTCGGGTCGGGCGTCGCCGGGTGCGCCGCCGCACTCGCCGCCGCCCGCGCGGGCGCGAACGTTCTCGTGGCGACGAAGGCCACGGCGCCCGAGGACGCCGCGACGGACTGGGCGCAGGGCGGCGTCGCCGTCACCGGGAGCGACCCCGAGTCGTTCCGCGCGGACGTCCTCGCCGCCGGCGACGGCGAGTCGGACCCCGAGGCGGTCGACGTCCTCGTCGGCGACGCGCGGGAAGCGGTGACGGACGTCCTCGTCGACACCCTCGGCGTCCCGTTCGACGGCGCCTCCCCCGGTGCGGACCTCGGCGCGTACGACCGCGGGCGGGAGGCGGCCCACTCGGAGCGACGCATCCTCCACGTGAACGCGAGCACGGGCCGGCACGTCCTCCGACCGTTCCTGAACCACCTCCGCGACCGGGAGAGAGTGACGTTCCTCGACGACGCGACGGCGCTGGACCTTCTGACCCACGAGGGCCGCGTCCACGGCGTCGAACTGCTCCGCGAGGGGTCGGTCGACCCCATCTTCGCCGGCGCAACGGTGCTGGCGACCGGCGGCATCGGCGCCTGCTACGGGACGACCACCAACCCGTCGGGGGCGACGGGCGACGGCGTGGCGATGGCCGCCCTCGCCGGCGCCCGCGTTGCGGACATGCAGTACGTGCAGTTCCACCCGACCGCTTTCCCCGCCGAGGACCCGTTCCTCGTCAGCGAGGCGGTCCGCGGGGAGGGAGCGGTGCTCCGCGACGGGTCGGGAAAGCGGTTCATGCCCGCCGTCCACGACGACGCCGAACTCGCCGCGCGTGACGTGGTCGCCCGCGCCGTCGCGGACGCCCGCGAGCGAACCGGCGAAGTGCGCCTCGACGTCTCTCCCCTCGACCCGGACTTCGGCAGCGAGTTCCCCGACTTGGCCGCCCTGTGCACCGAACGCGGCGTCGACCCGAGCGAGGGAATCCCCGTCGCCCCCGCCGAGCACTACCTCTGCGGCGGCGTCGCCGTCGACGACCGGGGACGGACGACGCTCGACCGCCTGTTCGCCGCCGGCGAGTGCGCCCGAACCGGCGTCCACGGCGCGAACCGCCTCGCCTCGATGAGCCTCCTCGAAGGTCTCGTCTGGGGCCGCCGCGCCGGCGAGACGGCCGCCGACGCGGGCGCCGGGGGCGCGGAGCGAATCGAGGCGCCCGAACCGCTCGACCGGGACCCCGGACTCCCGGACGCGTTCGCCGACGCGAAGTACACCCGCCTCCGCGAGACGATGGATTCGACCGTCGGCGTCGAGCGGACCCCCTCGGGCCTCGAACGCGCCCGCGCCACCCTGCGGCGCCTGAAGGGCGAAGTCGACGCCTACACCCGGACGCGCGTCTCCCGGTCGCTGTACGAACTGCGCAACGCGACGGTGTGCGCCCTCCTCGTCGCCCGCGCCGCGAGCGAAGCCCCGTCCGCCGGGTGTCACCGCGTCGTAGGTGAAGGCGCCGACGAACCGCGGACCGGAGGCGCCCGTGCTGACGACTGAGACGGTCGAACGGTGGCTTCGCGAGGACGTGGGTCACCGCGACGTGACGAACGACGTGCCCGGCGAGACGACGGGCCGACTGGTGACGAGAGAGGCGGGCGTCGCCGCCGGCCTCGACGCCGCCGTCGCTGTCTTCGAGTACCTCGGCGTCGAGGCGTCGCCCCGCGTCGACGCCGGCGAGTCCGTCGAACCGGGGACGACGGTGCTGACGGCGTCGGGGTCCGCCCGCGAGGTGCTCCGGGGCGAACGCGTCGCGGTCAACGTCGTCGCGCACGCCTCCGGCGTCGCCACGCGGACGCGCCGCGCCGTCGACGCCGCCCGCACCGTCGACCCGGACGTGCGCGTCGCCGCCACGCGGAAGACGACGCCCGGCCTGCGAGGCGTCGAGAAGCGCGCCGTCGCCGCGGGCGGCGGCGACACTCACCGACTCACCCTCTCGGGGACGGTGATGGTCAAAGACAACCACGTCGCCGAGATGGGACTCGAAGCGGCCGTCGAGCGCTTTCGCGAGCGCAAGTCGTTCGCGACGAAACTCGAAGTCGAGGTGGAGTCGCCCGAGGCGGGCGCCCGCGCCGCCGCCGCGGGCGCAGACATCGTCCTCTTCGACAACCTCCCGCCCGAGGACGTCCGCGCGGGCGTCGAGCGCCTTCCGAACGGCGTGCTCTCGGAGGCCAGCGGGGGAATCACCCTCGACGCCGTCGCCGACTACGCCGCGACGGGCGTCGACGCGGTGTCGATGGGGTCGCTCACCCATGGCGCTCCGAGCCTCGACCTCTCGTTCCGAACCGGCGGCGAACGGTAGAGTGCGCGGCGCCCGCCGGGGCCGGGTCGACCGGCGCACGGGCGGGAACATCGAAGTCGCCCCGTCCCGTCTCTCCGGCGTGTACGTGACAGAGAGGATTCGAACGGGAGTGGGATAATCGATGCCCGAGAGCGAGTACGACCCGGACGACGCGCTGGTCCCGTCGACGCCCGCGGGCTACCGCGACCCGACGACGTTCGACTACTCGATGCCGGCGCTGGCCGTCGTCGGAACCGCCCTGACCGTCCTCGGCATCTTCGCGTTCGGCGCGGTGCTGGATTTCGCGCAGGGGTCGGACGTCTACGACGCGCTGTTCGTCTTCGAGGAACTTCCCGACGGCGGCTTCGTCGCCACTCTGCGCGCCGGTCTCGTCTTCGGTATCACCGTCGCCGTCGTCGTCGTTACCGTCGTCGCCCACGAACTCGTCCACGGAATCGTCTACCGGCGCTTCGGTTACGACGTCAGTTACGGCCTCGTCCCCTCCCTCGGCGCGGCGTACGCCGGCGCGTTCCACCAGTTCCAGCGCTCCGAACACGTCCGGTACGTCGGCGTCGCTCCGTTGCTCGTTCTCGACGCCCTCTTCCTCATCCTCCTGTTCGTCCCCGTCCCCTTCGTCGCGTTCGCGGCGTTCGTCGGCCTTGTGTTCAACACGGCCGGGGCCGCCGGCGACCTGTACCTGCTGTGGTTCCTCTCGCAACTGCCCGAGGGGACGCTCCTCTACGACAGCGACATGCGCCACTCGTACGTCTTCAAACCGGCCTCGAAGTCGGACTCAAACTCGAGCTCGAACGCGGAGCCCTGAGCGGTCGGGGCGCGGCGCTCGGTCACACGCTGCCGTCGACCGCTCCCGCCGGGTGTTCGGCGGCGAACTCGAAGCGGGCGCCGCCGGTCTCGCTCTCGGTCAGCGTCACCGACCAGCCGTGGGCCTCGGCGATGCGCTTCACGATGGCGAGACCGAACCCGGTGCCGTCGGCGACGGAGGAGTGGCCGGCCTCGAAGACGGTCTCGCGCTCGGACTCGGAGATTCCGGGACCGTCGTCCTCGACGTAGAATCCCCCGTCGGTCCGCCCGACGGTGACCGTGAGGGTGTGGGTGTCGTCGTCGGTGGAGCCGTGCTCCACACTGTCGTCGGGCGTCGCCCGACTGTTCGTGGAACTGTGTTCCACACTGTCTCCGGGAGCGGAGCGACCGGAGGCCTGTCGAGCACCGTGCTCGACAGCGTTCCGAAACAGGTTCTCGAACAGGGCGCGCAGTCGTCCCGGGTCGGCGGGAACGGTCGCGTCGCCCGTTTCGACGGCGAGCGTCGCCCCGTGGGTCGTCGTGCTCCGCCACGCCGCGTCTACCACGTCGGCGATGCGCGTCGAAGTGAGGTCGTCGACCACCGTCCCCTGTCGCGCCAACGCCAGCACGTCCTCGATGAGTTCGTCCATCCGTCCGTGAGCGTCCTCGATGCGGTGGAGGTACGACCGGGCCGTTTCGTCGTCGACCGCCTCCCCGAGGAGTTCGAGGTAGCCCTGCGCGACGTTCAACGGCGAACGCAGGTCGTGGCTGACGACGTCCGCGAACTCCGACAGCCGCTCGTTCTGCCGTTCGAGCCGTCGTCTGTCGGCCTTCCGGTCGGAGATGTCGATGGAGAAGCCGACCAGTCCGACCACTTCCCCGTCGGCGTCGCGCCACGGTACCTTCGAGGTGAGCACCCAGTCGCCGGTGACGGTGCCGTCGGCCTCCCCGTGCCGTTCGAGCAGCGACTGCATCGAGAACGTCGTGTCCGCGGGGACGATGGGTTCCTCCTGGTCGAACAGCGGTTGGCCCGTCTCCATGATCCGAAGGTCGTCCTCGTACGTCCCCCGCGACGTCTCGTCGGGGACGACGTCGTAGTCGGTCTTTCCGAGGAAGCGGTCGGGGTCGCCGACGTACGCCTCGCTCACCCGGATGTGCTTCGCTTCGCGGTCCTTCACGTACAGGTGCGCCGGCACCGTCTCGAAGATGGCGTTCAGCAGGCCGCGCTCCCGCGAAAGGTCCGCGGCGAGTCGCTCCCGCTCCGACCGAAGACGCGCGGCCTCCGAGCGCGCCACCGCGCTCCGAACGCGGGCGTCGAGGACGGCGGGGTCGGCCGCGTTCGCCGCCGGGACGAACTCCGCGGCGCCGGCCTCGAACGCGTCGGCGGCGTCCGCGGCGTCGCCTCCGACGAGGACGACGGGCGCGTCGGCCGGGAGGCGCCCGAGCGTGTCGAATGCGGAGGCGTCGAGCGGACCGGGCGACCCGGGCGCGGACGAAGCGTCGGCGTGCGCGACGACGCAGTCGAACGCGCCGTCTTCGAGTCGCTCGCCGAGCGGTTCGGCGTCGGCGGCGGTCGGCCCCGTCCCCGGCCCCGCCGCCGCGTCCGCCGTCGTCTCCGTCACCGTGAATCCGAGCGTCCGAAGGGCGTCGGCCGTCTCGTCCGCGCCGTTCCCGCGAGGCGGACCGGCGCGCGCGTCCTGGAGGGCGACGACGAGGACGGCGGGCGAATCCGGCGCCTCCGGTGTCCCTTCTCCACCGTCTGTCCGCGATTCGCCGCGCTCGGGTCCCAACACAATCTGTTCGACCGACATATCACGAACGGAGTATTGAATCTATCGGGTCGAATGGGAACTTTCTCGGCGGCGGCGCGCGCAGGTCAGCCGATGACTACCGCGTTCTTCGACCGCCTCGCCGACCGCATCGAACGCGTCGACAGCGTCGTCTCGGTGGGTCTCGACGCCGACCGGTCGCGCATCCCCGAGCACTTACAGGAAAAAGACCTGCCGCAGTGGGCGTTCAACCGCCGCATCATCGACGCGACGCACGAGCACGCCGCCTGCTACAAACCGAACGCGGCGTTCTACGAGGACGCCGACGGCTGGCGGGCGCTCCGCGAGACCATCGCCTACGCGCACGGAAAGGACGTGCCCGTCCTCCTGGACGCGAAGCGCGCCGACATCGGCAACACCACGCGCCAGTACGCGAAGTTACTCGACGAGGCGGACGCCATCACGGTGAACCCGTACATGGGTCGGGACTCCCTGCAACCGTTCCTCGACAGGGAAGACAAGGGGGTCTTCGTCCTCTGTCGCACGTCCAACCCCGGCGGTTCGGACCTGCAGGACCTCGAACTCGACTCGGACGAGAAACTGTACGAACGGGTCGCCGCCCTCGCGGACCTGTGGAACCAACACGGCAACGTCGGCCTGGTCGTCGGGGCGACGGCGCCCGAGGAGTTGGAGTCGATACGGGAGCAGGTTCCCGATTTGCCCTTCCTCGTGCCCGGCATCGGCGCGCAGGGCGGCGACGCCGAGGCGGCCGTGGAGTTCGGTCTCTCCGACGGGGTCGGCCTCGTGAACTCCTCGCGCGGCATCATCTTCGCCGGCGAGGACCGCGGAGAGCAGTTCGCGGGTGCGGCGGGCGAGGCGGCCCGCCGACTGAAGCGACGGCTCAACCAGTACCGCGAGGCGGCGGACGGCGACGAGTAGCGTTCACGGGAGTCGGCGCGCCGAGTTCTCCGGGAACCGAACTCAGTAGACGAGTCCGACCGAGAAAAGGTGGTCGCGGTAGGCGGTGCCGTCCTCGAAGCGGTCCCCGCAGGCCGGACATTTCCGTTCCGACCCCGGTTCCCGCTCTGATTCGGTCGCTTTCGCTGTCTCCGTCGGTTCCGTCACGTTCGTACGCAGACTATCGAAGCGGGTAGTCGTTGCGCCGGTCAGATCCGGTGAACGTCGTCGTCGTCGACGCCGGGGCCGGAGTCGGGGTCCGGGTTGGCGATGTCGTCGCGTCCGGACCGCTCGACGCAACGGGTACAGAGGCTCTTGTCGCGCTGATAGTGCTTCTCGCACACCGGCGTTCCGCACTGCCCGCAGGTGTGTTCGGCCTCGTTCGACTCGCAGATCTGACAGAGTCCGGAGAGGCTCATACGCGGCGGTACGAGCGGGGGGTATCTACGTCTTGGGGGCGGCCGGACGCGGCCGTCGAATCGGCGGGGGCGGCGAGACGCTTACGGTCCTGCGAACCTAAGCCCGAGCGTGGACCGTGACACGCTCGTACTGGGGCTTGCGGCGGTGTTCGCGGGTATCTCCATGCTTCTCGTCGTCCTCGGCTTCGCCTACCAACTGTTCTTCCTGCTCGTCGCCGTCCCGTTCGTTCTCACGACGTACCTCATGTGGGAGCACGCCAGCGGACGGTTCAGAGAGCGAATCCGGCAGAGCCGAACCCGGCGCGGCCGCGGCCGAGGAGCGGAGAACGCCGCCGGCCGCGGCCCGAGCGACTTCCGCGGGTTCGGTCCCGGCCGTCGCTCGGCCGCCGACGGCGCAGGCGCGGAAGCGGGGGCGGGGGCGGGCGGCCCGAACGGACCCGGCGGGGCGAGCGGAGGCGCCGGCCGACGCGGCCGACGCGGGCGGAACCGGAACCGTCGACGTCGGTCCCGCGGGGCCGAGGAGGCGGCGAGCAGTCGGCTCTCCCCGGCGGAAGCGTACCGCACGCTCGACCTCTCCTCGTCGGCGACGACCGCCGAGGTGAAAGACGCCTACCGCTCGAAAGTCAAGGAGGTCCACCCCGACACCGAGTCGGGGAGCCGAGAGGAGTTCAAGCGCGTGAACCGGGCGTACGAACGGCTCTCGGAGTGAGCGCTGCGGCAGCGTCGAGCACGCTCCGTTGCCGGCGCTCGCCGTGACTGGTACTCTCACACCACCGCGAGAACGGTCGTGTCGGGTCTATAGTCGCCATATCCCTACTGTGATACTGAATATCATGCACGGAAAGCGTTTTACTCGGTCCTCCCATATCCGCGCTCATGAGCGCTGACCGGGCCGCGCTGAACAAGGCCCTCGAGCGCGGCGAGGAGGAGGGCGGCAACATCGAGTTCAAAGAGCGGCTCTCCCGCGCCGTCCACCTCGCGGACGGGCGGTTGGAGAGTTTAGCCGCCCAACTCCGGCACCGAGTCCTCTCCGGCGACGGCACGGCGACGTACGTCGTCGGCGTCACGGACGACGGCGGCATCGCCGGCATCGCGCCCGACGAGTTCTCCGAGTCGATGGACGTACTCTCCATCCTCGCCGACGAGGCGGGCGCGCACATCGAGGACGTCGAGACGTGGGGCGTCGGCGACGACGCCTCCCGCGGACTCGTCGGCGTCGCCACCGTGCGGGAGGGTGCCGCCCTCGACGCCGACGACGACCACATCGTCGTCGGGACGGCGGGTCACGTCGACCACGGGAAGTCCACCCTCGTCGGGTCGCTCGTCACCGGGCGGGCCGACGACGGCCAGGGGAGCACCCGCGGGTTCCTCGACGTGCAACCCCACGAGGTCGAACGCGGCCTGTCCGCGGACCTCTCCTACGCCGTCTACGGCTTCGACGGCGACGACGCGGTCCACCTGGGGAACCCCCACCGGAAGTCCGACCGCGCCCGCGTCGTCCAGGAGTCCGACAGGCTGGTCTCCTTCGTCGACACCGTCGGGCACGAACCGTGGCTCCGGACGACGATTCGGGGGCTGGTCGGCCAGCGACTCGACTACGGACTGCTCGTCGTCGCCGCCGACGACGGGCCGACGAAGACGACGCGCGAACACCTCGGCATCCTCCTGGCGATGGAGTTGCCCACCGTCGTCGCCCTGACCAAAGTGGACGCCGTGAGCGACGAACGCGTGCAGGAGGTCGAACGCGAGGTCGAACGCCTCCTGCGCGACGTGGGTCGGACGCCCCTGCGCGTGGACCGTCACGGTGTCGACGCCGCCGTCGAGGAGGTGAGTTCCTCGGTCGTTCCTATCCTGCAGACCAGCGCGGTGTCGATGGAGGGCCTCGACCACCTCGACTCGTTCTTCCGGAACCTCCCGAAGACGAACTCGGAGTCCCGCGAGGACTTCCGGATGTACATCGACCGGACGTACTCGGTCACCGGCGTCGGCGCCGTCGCCTCCGGGACGGTCAACTCCGGCAGCGTCGAGGCGGGCGACGAACTCAAGGTGGGACCGATGCCCGACGGCTCGTTCCGCGACGTGGAGGTGCGCTCCATCGAGATGCACTACCACCGCGTTGACCAGGCGAAGTCGGGCCGCATCGTCGGCATCGCCCTCAAGGGCGTCAAGGAGTCCGAGATAGAGCGCGGGATGGCGCTCCTGCCGGGCGACGCCGACCCGACGCCGGTGCGGTCGTTCGACGCGGAGGTGATGGTGCTGAACCACCCGACGCGCATCCGCGAGGGGTACGAACCCGTCGTCCACCTCGAAACCGTCAGCGAGGCCGTCGTCTTCCGCCCCGAGGGCGGCCAACTCCTCCCCGGCGACACCGGCGAGGCGACGGTGGAGTTCAAGTTCCGCCCGTACCTCGTCGAGGAGGGCCAGCGGTTCGTCTTCCGCGAGGGGAGTTCGAAGGGCGTCGGCACCGTGACCGAGATTCACGGCGACTGACGGCCCGAGAGATGCTTCCTGACCCCCCGTCCGCACTCTTTCAATTATCAAAGACTGTAATCTGTTCTGAAAGCTTTTGTCGCTGCCGCCGAGACGATTCGCATGGAACTGAGTGGGTACGAGTTCGGGCGGGTCTGCGACGTCGACCCCGACCGGACCGACGCGGGGGTCCCGAGGGTGGTCGTCCCGCAACCCGAGTACGCGAAACGGGACGAGAAGCCGGTCCACGACCACGGCTGGGGGCCGTTCTGCGCGTTCGGCATCCCCGACGAGGGGACGCACCGACCGGGCGTGTACGTCCTCGCCGTCGAGGGCGAGGTGACGTACGTGGGCGAGACGCAGGACCTCTACGCGAAGTTCGCCAACGGCTACGGCACCATCTCGCCGGCCGACTGCTTCGAGGGCGGCGGCGGGACGAACTGCCGGCTGAACACGGCCATCTTCCACGCCGTCCGGGCGGGCGACCGGGTGTCCGTGCACCTCCACGCGACGGACGACTTCGCCGGGACCGCCGACGAGAACCGCGCGCTCCGGCGCATCATCAAAGACGACCTCGTGACGGCGCTGAATCCGGCGTGGAACCGGACCGGCGGGGACGACCGGGCGGACGAGAGGGAGGACGCCGAGAGGGGGGAGGCGGATGCACCCGAAGTCACGCAGGAATCGGTCGAGTCGGAGTCAGACCCCGGTTCTGAGACAGAACCGAACGCCCGAGCGGGAACGGAGAGCGGTCCCGACGGCGACGGCGCGGACGCCGAACCCGACCCGGTCGGAGCGGCGATGCCGAACACCGGGTCGTCCGGCGGGGTTTCCTCGAACAGGAACTCGGCCGGCACGGTCGAGGAGTGGTTCGAGACGGAACGGCGCGCGTCGGGACGGTCCGAAGCCGAGCGGTCCGACCCGGAGCGACCCGACCCGAATGCGTCCCGCCCGGCGGAGTTCGACGCGGCGGCGCCCGACTCGACCGCGCCGGCGGCGGAAGGATTCGAGCCGAAACCGGTCGAGCCGGAACGTTCGCGGGACGCTCGGAGCGCGCCCCCCGCGGCCGACCGCCCGACGGGCGAGTTCGCGGCGCTGTACGACTACCTGGTCGAACACGAACGCGACCGAGTGGAGCGCTCGTTCGCCGACTTGGAGGTCGTCCTCGACGCGCGGTTACCGACGGAGGCGCGCCGGTGGCGGCGCTGGTGGACGAACGACGAGTCGTCGCACCCGCACGCGAGCGCGTGGCTCCGCGCCGGGTACGAGGTGACGGAAGCCTCCCTGCCCGAGGGTCGCGTCGCCTTCGAGCGGGTCGGGACGGACGAGCGGTCGCAGTCGGCTCCGGAGTCGGAGTCGGAGTCGGGGTCGGTCGCGTCGCCGTCGGCGGGGCGCGCCTCCCCCCAGCGGCCGGAGTGACGACGGCGGCGAATCCGCCGTCGAACGGCCGCCGCGGCGCGGCGCTTAACCGTTTTCGACCCCACTTTCGTGGCATGGTGTCGCAAGCGGCGATCTCCTTGGTCGCCCTCCTCGTCGGGACGCAGGTTCTCTTTACGGTGTTGGACGCGCTGAACCTCAGACACGGCGCCCGCGCGGTCCGCGAGTCGGCGTCGTGGGTGCGCGAGACGCTCGGCGTCGACGATCCCGAGCGGATGCTCTCCTACCAGCGGTCGAAGACGGCGCTCTCCAGAGCGCAGTCGTGGGTCGGCGTCCTCGTCGTCCTCGCCGTCGTCGTCTCCGGCCTGTTCGGCGACGCGGTGGCGCTCCTGACCGAGACCGGACTGCCGACCGTCGCGCAAGGGGTCGCCCTCCTCGTCGCCGCCGGCGTCCTCGCGCGCCTGTTCGGCGCGCCGTTCGACCTCTACGAGACGTTCGTCCTCGAAGAGCGGTTCGGGTTCAACAACCAGACGCCGGCGCTGTGGCTCCGCGACTTTCTCGTCGGCGCCGTCCTCTCGGCGGCGCTGGCGGGCGCCCTCGGCGGCATCGTCCTGTTCGTCGTCGACCGCCTACCGACGCTGTGGCCCGCGGCCGGATGGGCCGTCGTCGTCGGCTTCTCGCTCCTGATGATGGTGGTCTACCCGCGGTTCGTCGCGCCCCTGTTCAACGACTTCGACCCCGTGGAGTCGGGGCCGCTCCGAGACGCCGTCGACGACGTGTTCGAGCGCGCGGGGTTCGACTGCGAACAGGTGTACGAGATGGACGCCAGCCGCCGCTCCTCGCACTCGAACGCCTACTTCGTCGGCTTCGGGCGGGCGAAGCGGGTGGTGCTGTTCGACACCTTAGTCGAGCAGATGGACCGCGAGGCCGTACAGGCCGTGCTGGCGCACGAACTCGCCCACTGGAAGCGCGGGCACATCTGGAAGCAACTCGCCGCCTCGGCGGTGCAGACGGGGCTGGCGTTCGCCTTCCTCTGGTGGGTCACGACCTCTCGGTGGGTGTACGCGGCGTTCGGACTCCCCGAGGTGACGTACGCCGCCCTCGCCGTCGGCCTGCTCTACGTCGGTCCGCTGTTCTCGCTGGCGTCGCCGCTGACCAATCGACTGTCGCTGGCGCACGAACGGGAGGCCGACGACTTCGCCGCGCGGGTGATGGGCGAGTCCGAGTCGATGACGCGGGCGTTGGCGACGCTCGCCGGCGAGAACCTGAGCAACCCGTTCCCGCACCCGTGGTACGCCGCGTTCCACTACTCGCACCCGCCGATTCCCGAGCGGATGCGGCGGTTGCGCGAGGGGAGCGGCGAGGGCGAGTCGGAGGAGAACGAAGGACCGTCGGGGCCGGCGAGCAGCGTCTGAGAGTCGGACGTCTACTCGACGGCGACGTAGCCGTCCGCTTCCGCCGCCGCGAGGTCCAAGAGGACCAGCCAGTCGAGTATTCGCTCGACCCGCTCGGTCCAGATGTCTCGCCAGTTCTCGACCGCCCGGTGTCGCTCCCAGGCGGGCACCCGCTCGTCGAATCCCCCGAAGACGTCCGCGACCGACTTCGGTTCGTCCGAGAGCGCGTCGAGCACGTCGCTCGCGCCGTACACGCGCCGCTCGAAGGCGTCCCGGAGGTGCGCCGCCGTCGGTTCTCGCTGCAGGCGGACGA
This region includes:
- a CDS encoding L-aspartate oxidase: MTRETDAREADVLVVGSGVAGCAAALAAARAGANVLVATKATAPEDAATDWAQGGVAVTGSDPESFRADVLAAGDGESDPEAVDVLVGDAREAVTDVLVDTLGVPFDGASPGADLGAYDRGREAAHSERRILHVNASTGRHVLRPFLNHLRDRERVTFLDDATALDLLTHEGRVHGVELLREGSVDPIFAGATVLATGGIGACYGTTTNPSGATGDGVAMAALAGARVADMQYVQFHPTAFPAEDPFLVSEAVRGEGAVLRDGSGKRFMPAVHDDAELAARDVVARAVADARERTGEVRLDVSPLDPDFGSEFPDLAALCTERGVDPSEGIPVAPAEHYLCGGVAVDDRGRTTLDRLFAAGECARTGVHGANRLASMSLLEGLVWGRRAGETAADAGAGGAERIEAPEPLDRDPGLPDAFADAKYTRLRETMDSTVGVERTPSGLERARATLRRLKGEVDAYTRTRVSRSLYELRNATVCALLVARAASEAPSAGCHRVVGEGADEPRTGGARADD
- the nadA gene encoding quinolinate synthase NadA; the encoded protein is MARLETAGFESDLSLFKYDDLEQLPERYRDLTEADRAGRIEAAREELGDEVVVLGHNYQRREIVEHADFVGDSYELSRRAAESDAESVVFAGVTFMAESADIITDDDQTVLLPSMEASCPMAGMAEALQVDAAWEKIESAAGGRDVIPVTYMNSYADLKAFCAEQGGLVCTSSNAADAFEWAFERGDAVLFLPDKHLGRNTAAELGVDSVTEWDPWDADSPDAAAAADADVVLWDGYCQVHERFDVEHVERAREERDANVIVHPECRREVVVAADEAGSTSRICDTVANADPGETWAIGTEIHLVNHLRRWHPEVEVISLCGDACMDCNAMRQVDPNYLTWLLESLADGEVHNAVEVAEREKELAEVALDRMLDL
- the nadC gene encoding carboxylating nicotinate-nucleotide diphosphorylase; the protein is MLTTETVERWLREDVGHRDVTNDVPGETTGRLVTREAGVAAGLDAAVAVFEYLGVEASPRVDAGESVEPGTTVLTASGSAREVLRGERVAVNVVAHASGVATRTRRAVDAARTVDPDVRVAATRKTTPGLRGVEKRAVAAGGGDTHRLTLSGTVMVKDNHVAEMGLEAAVERFRERKSFATKLEVEVESPEAGARAAAAGADIVLFDNLPPEDVRAGVERLPNGVLSEASGGITLDAVADYAATGVDAVSMGSLTHGAPSLDLSFRTGGER
- a CDS encoding DUF3267 domain-containing protein, whose amino-acid sequence is MPESEYDPDDALVPSTPAGYRDPTTFDYSMPALAVVGTALTVLGIFAFGAVLDFAQGSDVYDALFVFEELPDGGFVATLRAGLVFGITVAVVVVTVVAHELVHGIVYRRFGYDVSYGLVPSLGAAYAGAFHQFQRSEHVRYVGVAPLLVLDALFLILLFVPVPFVAFAAFVGLVFNTAGAAGDLYLLWFLSQLPEGTLLYDSDMRHSYVFKPASKSDSNSSSNAEP
- the pyrF gene encoding orotidine-5'-phosphate decarboxylase, which gives rise to MTTAFFDRLADRIERVDSVVSVGLDADRSRIPEHLQEKDLPQWAFNRRIIDATHEHAACYKPNAAFYEDADGWRALRETIAYAHGKDVPVLLDAKRADIGNTTRQYAKLLDEADAITVNPYMGRDSLQPFLDREDKGVFVLCRTSNPGGSDLQDLELDSDEKLYERVAALADLWNQHGNVGLVVGATAPEELESIREQVPDLPFLVPGIGAQGGDAEAAVEFGLSDGVGLVNSSRGIIFAGEDRGEQFAGAAGEAARRLKRRLNQYREAADGDE
- a CDS encoding PAS domain-containing sensor histidine kinase; translated protein: MSVEQIVLGPERGESRTDGGEGTPEAPDSPAVLVVALQDARAGPPRGNGADETADALRTLGFTVTETTADAAAGPGTGPTAADAEPLGERLEDGAFDCVVAHADASSAPGSPGPLDASAFDTLGRLPADAPVVLVGGDAADAADAFEAGAAEFVPAANAADPAVLDARVRSAVARSEAARLRSERERLAADLSRERGLLNAIFETVPAHLYVKDREAKHIRVSEAYVGDPDRFLGKTDYDVVPDETSRGTYEDDLRIMETGQPLFDQEEPIVPADTTFSMQSLLERHGEADGTVTGDWVLTSKVPWRDADGEVVGLVGFSIDISDRKADRRRLERQNERLSEFADVVSHDLRSPLNVAQGYLELLGEAVDDETARSYLHRIEDAHGRMDELIEDVLALARQGTVVDDLTSTRIADVVDAAWRSTTTHGATLAVETGDATVPADPGRLRALFENLFRNAVEHGARQASGRSAPGDSVEHSSTNSRATPDDSVEHGSTDDDTHTLTVTVGRTDGGFYVEDDGPGISESERETVFEAGHSSVADGTGFGLAIVKRIAEAHGWSVTLTESETGGARFEFAAEHPAGAVDGSV